CTCGCCATTAAGTCACTGGCAAGGTGCCCAGCTAATCCAGGATGGGGAGAGGGTCCCCTATGTACGGCTATCCAAGGTTAAGAAGACACTGGAAGGAGAACATGATTTGTTGCTGAATCCGGTCCGTTCCCTCCACATGCCCGCCACTGTGAACTTAAAAATCCGGCTTCGGGAGCCCGGCGCGCGCGTGTTACTGATTGCCGAGGTGGATGATCCAAAGCGCCGCACTCCGTGGGTTGTTATTGAATTAGCCCCGCCGAAGAAAGTACGCTTGAAGGAGAAAGGGAATCCGGTGTTGTTCCGCACGCCTACTTCAGAAAATGCGCGCTTTTGGCCTTACCTTCCGGGTCCCCCGTTAACTCCTGGGCAGTGGCAGGAGCTGAAAATTGAAGGAAATAAATTATCGTCACGATTTCGATTCCAACGTTGGAGTCATATTCGTTTTGTCGGCGCCGTCGATGTAATGTCGGTGTCCGTGTCAAATTAAAATTTAGAACTAAATGCTGGATTCTGCACTTTTGGGGCTATGAATTACCATGCTCAATACCGCCGGCTGCGCTATGAATTGCGTTGTGCCATCTCACTTACGCCAGCTTTATATTTACCGCTGGCCAGGCGCAAGCGTACAGATGCTGATGGCGCCACGGTAGTGGCACCGAATACTGATCTGGTGCTCGAAGGCTTTCCGCGGAGCGGCAATACTTTCGCCTATTTTGCATTCCAGATGAGTCAGCCTAGGCCCTTGAAATATATGTGCGCTATACCAGTTGGGCGGGCGCCATTTGTGCCGTGCAATTGGGTATTGATGGTTAAAGCCACACATGGTTGAGGTTGTTGCTCGCGCCGTAACACTACGGCATCGCCTATTACCTGCATTGCTTGCGGCAGGGGGAGTACTCCCTGCTGGGTTAGCACTGAACTATGCCTTGAACGTGGTGCTGGCGCGAGTACTGCCGATTGAGGGCTATGGCCTGTTTGCCTATGCGCAATCGCTGGCCAGCGTGCTCGCCCTGGCGGCGGCGCTGGGTTTTTCCTCCAGCATGATGCGCTTAGTGGCTGCCTATCGAGCGCAAGGGCGGGATGCTTTGCTGCTTGGTGCAGTCAAGGGCAGTTTCGCATTGGTTTGCCTTGCAGGGGTAGCGATTGCATTAGTTCTGCTTGCAATTGCCTGGCTGGCGCCGGCTCATCGAAGCGGACTGCTCTGGACGTCTTTGCTATTGTTGCCTTTGACTATCGACGTTTGGCGGGAGAGCACCATGCGCGGTTTGCATCGCACGGTTGCGGCCATTCTTCCCAGGCAGGTTTTCTTGCCTTTGCTGACCCTGCTCGTTGTGTTAGCCCTGGGCCTGGAAGATACCGGTCTTATCCTAGCAACCTTCGCGGGGATACTGGTTGCATTGGAACTAGTCGGGCTGTTGCAGCTACGCAAAGCGCTCGGCTTTCTGAGCACGGTGCAGCCACGCTGGGCGATGCGCCAGTGGCTGCGTGTCTCCCTGCCAATGGGCTTAGCCGCATTAGCTAATTTGGGTATCAACCGTTGGGATGTGGTGGTGCTGGGTTTTATCGCAGGGCTGGATGTCGCTGGCCCCTATGCGGCGGCGGCCCGCACCGCCTTGCTGGCGAGCTTGGTGCTCCGCGTCGTCAACCTTGTGGTGGGTCCAATGCTCGCCGAGTTGTATCATAGGGGTGACCATCACCACTTCCGGCGCCTTCTGCTCCTGGGGGCAGGGGGGGCTACGGTGCTTGGCTTGCCTCTTTATCTCGCTGCGCTCCTGTACCCAGAGCAGATCTTGAGTTTGTTCGGTCCGGGATACCAAGACGCCGCGCTGTTATTGCAGATTCTCGCTACGGCGCAGTTCGTGAATTTGGCGACAGGGCCGGTGGGTCTTGCTCTTACCATGGCCCGACATGAAATGAGCAATTTACGCGTGACTATGCTTGCCGGCGTGGTATCCCTGATAGCCCTGCTGGTATTGGTGCCGTGGCAGGGAGCGGTTGGCGCGGCGGTGGCTACCGCGAGCGCGACGGTACTGCTTAACGTGGCAGCCGCTATCGTTGCTTGGCGGCATTTTAGGATCAGGCCATAGGAGTCTCAGATGCGCTTTGCTTTCTTATTCTACGCCTCTCGTTCCGGTTCCACATTGCTTGCGCGTCTGATCTCGGAGCAGATCACAAATATTGTTGTGCTCCCAGAGTTTCGCGCCCCGGAGTGGTTATTAAGTCAAGGGGAAGCCAAGTTGCGTCGCATGTCATCCGCAGCCTTGTTCTCATTGATTAAGCTAGATCACCAGCGAGCAAATCTCGGACTTGCGGACAATGACTATCTTGGCATTTGCCAGGACATGGCCGGCGCCAATGCGCGGGTGATATTAGAAGCGATAAGCAGGGCCTATCTGGCGCGCCGTGGCCAGTCCTCTGATCCTGATGCTGTGTTAATTAAGCTCGGATCGCTTATTAGCTTAATGCCTTCTATCCGCAAGACTTTCCCGAGCGCTATCTTCATTCATATTAAAAGAGATCCACGAGGTGTAGTCAATTCGCAGATCAGGAGTGAGCGTCCCTATTTTCCAGGCGAAAAAATGGGGCGTGGTGACGCGTGGTTTGCAGCAAAATCATGGCATGACTATCAGCAAACAGTGGAACGTTATCGATCGTTGGGCATTCCTATTCACGATGTCTGTTACGAACGTTTAGTGATGGCGACCGATCAGGAATTAATGACCGTCGTATGCTCGCTCGGTTTATCGTCTCTTATGAAACAACCGTCCAATGGAATTGGATTGGAAGTAATAGGTCCAGAGTCATCCATTCATGAACTTGTACAGAAACCGCCCGTGGATAGGCGTGTCAGTGCATGGCGCGAAGAACTTCCGGCTATCAATGGGTGCGTCATCGAATATTTGACCCGACGATCCTTAATACAAGCGGGATACGAACTTTATTTCACTCCCAAATTGCGATCTCACCAGGTTATAGCGGCCCTTGTTGTCGCGTATCCGATTCATGTATGGAAGATGCAACTATATTATCTAAGACGGGTGCTGTATTACGCATGGCGTTGGCGGCGCCTGTTGGCAAGGATTCAATTGATGGTCCGCCGCTTGGTTGAGCGGGCGGAAACCGTTCGGTAGGGGTTGAGTATGCCAGCACTATCTACACGCACAAATCTGCATGCCGGCATCTCCCTGAGAACTTTGTGGAGTGTATCGGTTTTTGTAGCAATCATTGTTCTTGTATCGGTCGTCGGTACGACAACTTCATCGGGGCATTTTTTTCTGTGGACGGGTTATATGGTAACCCTGGCTGCAATCATGACGGCTTGGCGCCGGGGTGGTATTTACTCACCTTATTATTGGTTTGTCCTGGCTGCCGCCTACCCTCTCCTTTCGCCATTTCTTATACAAGATCTATTGGGTTTTCCCTATTTTTCTTATTTTGCCAGAGATATGCAGGATGCACAGGCATTAGGTGTGCCTATATTGGTCGGCGCGTTGGCTTCCTTGTTTCTGGCCCTTACCGTTCGCGAAACGGGGCATGGCAGTAGATTGGCAATAGAAGCCAACAAAGGGCGTCCAAGAATAGGGAAAAAATCAGCTTTTCTGTTGATTGTGCTATCCGCGCCATTAATTTTGTTTTTTGCTTGGCTTGCTGAGCCTGGCCAAATTGTTGGCCTGGCGGACTATCAGACATTGCGGGAGCAGCGTATTGGTGGCGCGCGATTTGCCGGCGGCGCGTGGCTTCTTTTCGAGATTGTGGCGTTGTCGGGGTACCTCAGACTCAGAAATGAAAAGGGTGCATCCAAACGTCTAGGCAGTTATATGTTTTGGACGACTACGTTGTTCTCGTTCATCTGGCTTTTTCTTCATGCGCGGAGGAGTGAGACACTGGGTTTTGCTATTTTGCTATTTTGCATGCTTAGACCACAGCTGCAGTATGCAAGCAGCCGCTGGCCGCAGTGGCTCAATCAGCGTGTCGTGATACTTCTGCTCATACTGGTAGGGTTTAGCTTGATCGGCTATTTTCGCGGGACGTTGGATTGGTCTTCATTAAATCGGCCTGATTATGTCCAGGCTCCAGGCGGTTCCGGGAATAATCTATTAACGTATATTGCGGCCTATCATTTAAAAGCAAAGGAATGGTTGAACATCTACCCTGGCGAAACCTACTGGTACTATATGGTGAATCTTCCTCCGGAGATGCTGGGTTTCTCACGAGCGCCAACCGCTTACGATTTAGTGGAAGAGCAGGTTAATCTCATGGGCGGCCAGTACTGGTTGATGGAGCCGGTAATGAATGCGGGTGGCATTGGAATTGCCGTATTTGCTGGAATGCTTGCATGGTTGTTAAGTTGGAGTATCCGTGGATTATTGTTGTTTCAGTCGGGCAGATGTCGGCCACATAGATTTTTGCAATCCGCCATGTTTATTGCGCTGATATTTCGTACCATGTGGTACGGCCCGGACGCAGCAATAAATGGCTTCATAATGGCATTGGTGGTGGGGATGGCGTTGAATTGGGCTTTTATCGCTGGGCAACCGAAATACAGGGGGGTTCATGGGAAATAAAGGAAAAATATTGGTTACCGGCGGGCGCGGGTTTATCGGCGTCAATTTAATTCAGCCGCTTTTGCAGAGTCGTGATGTGCGAGTCCTGGATAATCTGCAGCGTGCCTCTCCTACAGGATGGCAAAATCAAGCAGCGGATTTTTTTCAGGGAGATGTTCTCGAGCCAGGCTCACTTGTGCCTGCTTTCACAGATGTGCCAAAAGTTATCCACCTGGCAGCTTATGGCTCGGTTGTCGAATCAGTTGCTGACCCTACAAGCAATTTTGCCGTGAATGTGCATGGTACGCTTAACGTGATGAACGCCGCAGTTGAGGCTGGGGTCGAGCGTTTGATATTTGCTTCAACCGGTGGCGCTTTGATTGGCGATGCAACGCCACCCGTGGACGAGCGCTCGCTCCCCAAGCCCATTTCGCCCTATGGGGCAAGCAAACTCTGCGGCGAGGCCTACTGCCATGCGTTTGCGAAGTCGTATCACTTGGAAACGGTCTGCCTGCGGTTTGGCAACGTTTACGGCCCACACAGCGCGCATAAAAAGGGGGCCGTGACGACTTTCATCAAAGCCCTTATGAAAGATGAGCCGATTGTAATTTATGGGGACGGTTCGGCATCGCGGGACTATATACACGTTGAAGACCTGGGCTCTGGAATTGCTGCGGCGCTCGAGGTACCGGTGGAAGGCAGTGAGACGTTCCACTTGGCATCCGGGCGGGAGACGACAGTTCTAGAATTAGCTGATATCCTTCGCCAGGTGGCTGGCAAGCCCCATCACCCCATCCATTTCAAAGCGGCCCGTCGTGGTGAAGTCTCGCGTAACTTCGCAACCTATGAAAAGGCCCGGTGTGCCTTCGGCTTTAAGCCGAAATGGCGTCTTGAGGACGGCTTGGCAGCCACCTGGGAATGGTTTATAAGCCAAGGCGAGCACGTGTTCT
This sequence is a window from Nitrosococcus oceani ATCC 19707. Protein-coding genes within it:
- a CDS encoding oligosaccharide flippase family protein produces the protein MVEVVARAVTLRHRLLPALLAAGGVLPAGLALNYALNVVLARVLPIEGYGLFAYAQSLASVLALAAALGFSSSMMRLVAAYRAQGRDALLLGAVKGSFALVCLAGVAIALVLLAIAWLAPAHRSGLLWTSLLLLPLTIDVWRESTMRGLHRTVAAILPRQVFLPLLTLLVVLALGLEDTGLILATFAGILVALELVGLLQLRKALGFLSTVQPRWAMRQWLRVSLPMGLAALANLGINRWDVVVLGFIAGLDVAGPYAAAARTALLASLVLRVVNLVVGPMLAELYHRGDHHHFRRLLLLGAGGATVLGLPLYLAALLYPEQILSLFGPGYQDAALLLQILATAQFVNLATGPVGLALTMARHEMSNLRVTMLAGVVSLIALLVLVPWQGAVGAAVATASATVLLNVAAAIVAWRHFRIRP
- a CDS encoding sulfotransferase, encoding MRFAFLFYASRSGSTLLARLISEQITNIVVLPEFRAPEWLLSQGEAKLRRMSSAALFSLIKLDHQRANLGLADNDYLGICQDMAGANARVILEAISRAYLARRGQSSDPDAVLIKLGSLISLMPSIRKTFPSAIFIHIKRDPRGVVNSQIRSERPYFPGEKMGRGDAWFAAKSWHDYQQTVERYRSLGIPIHDVCYERLVMATDQELMTVVCSLGLSSLMKQPSNGIGLEVIGPESSIHELVQKPPVDRRVSAWREELPAINGCVIEYLTRRSLIQAGYELYFTPKLRSHQVIAALVVAYPIHVWKMQLYYLRRVLYYAWRWRRLLARIQLMVRRLVERAETVR
- a CDS encoding NAD-dependent epimerase/dehydratase family protein yields the protein MGNKGKILVTGGRGFIGVNLIQPLLQSRDVRVLDNLQRASPTGWQNQAADFFQGDVLEPGSLVPAFTDVPKVIHLAAYGSVVESVADPTSNFAVNVHGTLNVMNAAVEAGVERLIFASTGGALIGDATPPVDERSLPKPISPYGASKLCGEAYCHAFAKSYHLETVCLRFGNVYGPHSAHKKGAVTTFIKALMKDEPIVIYGDGSASRDYIHVEDLGSGIAAALEVPVEGSETFHLASGRETTVLELADILRQVAGKPHHPIHFKAARRGEVSRNFATYEKARCAFGFKPKWRLEDGLAATWEWFISQGEHVFSVEATDS